In Halorhabdus tiamatea SARL4B, a genomic segment contains:
- a CDS encoding TetR/AcrR family transcriptional regulator, translated as MTEWFETTETTEEAIMAATYRALRAHGYAGTTISRIGEEFEKSQSLLYYHYDDKDDLLADFLSYLLDRLEADLRATTVTEPRERLEALLDKLAPVDPDVERRQFFQALLEMRAQTPHQPVYREQFERSDALIVDDITATIEAGIEEGVFETVAAEQTAEYIYSTLYGALDRCVTLGQWDSLAQTRRELDRYIETRLLTVEASE; from the coding sequence ATGACTGAGTGGTTCGAGACGACAGAGACGACGGAGGAAGCGATCATGGCGGCGACCTACCGGGCACTCCGTGCCCACGGCTACGCCGGGACGACGATCTCCCGGATCGGCGAGGAGTTCGAGAAGAGTCAGTCGCTGCTTTACTACCACTACGACGACAAGGACGACTTGCTCGCGGACTTCCTGTCCTATCTCCTCGATCGACTCGAGGCGGACTTGCGAGCGACGACAGTGACGGAACCGCGAGAACGGCTCGAGGCGCTGCTCGACAAACTCGCCCCCGTCGATCCGGACGTGGAACGCCGACAGTTCTTCCAGGCGTTACTGGAGATGCGCGCCCAGACGCCGCATCAACCCGTCTACCGCGAGCAGTTCGAACGCTCGGACGCCCTCATCGTAGATGATATTACAGCAACGATCGAGGCAGGCATCGAGGAGGGCGTCTTCGAAACCGTCGCGGCCGAGCAGACGGCCGAGTACATCTATTCGACGCTGTACGGCGCGCTCGATCGATGTGTCACATTAGGCCAGTGGGACTCGCTTGCACAGACTCGACGGGAACTCGATCGCTACATCGAGACTCGTCTGTTGACCGTTGAGGCGTCGGAATAA
- the glmU gene encoding bifunctional sugar-1-phosphate nucleotidylyltransferase/acetyltransferase → MQTVVLAAGQGTRMGPLTESTPKPMLPVAGRPLVAHVADAAVDAGASELVVVVGYEAEAVRSFFGDSYRGVPVTFAVQEQQAGTADAVRAARSKLDGAFAVLNGDNLYDPAAIERLFADGPALATYEVEVPSNYGVVSVTDGVVTDIVEKPEEPPTNLANTGAYVFPEAAIEWLDVPESDRGEYEITDVVAQMIDEHEVTPVTLDRWRDVGRPWELLEANETLLGELDGNIQGTVSDDAELRGTVVVADGATIEPGVVIEGPVYVGAGASVGPNTYVRGATYLGPDVHVGNGVEIKNSVLRRGTNVPHLSYVGDSVLGQDVNFGAGTNVANLRHDGADVSLTVKGERVSTGRRKFGVVAGDGVKTGINTSLEPGVTLSGGATTEPGERVRRDR, encoded by the coding sequence ATGCAAACCGTGGTCCTCGCTGCCGGCCAGGGAACCCGAATGGGGCCGTTGACGGAATCGACACCGAAACCGATGCTCCCCGTCGCCGGGCGGCCGCTAGTCGCCCACGTCGCAGATGCAGCCGTCGACGCCGGGGCCTCGGAACTCGTCGTCGTGGTGGGCTACGAGGCCGAGGCGGTCCGGTCGTTTTTCGGCGACTCGTATCGCGGCGTCCCGGTCACCTTCGCCGTCCAGGAGCAACAGGCTGGCACCGCAGACGCCGTGCGGGCCGCGCGTTCGAAACTCGATGGCGCGTTTGCGGTGTTGAACGGCGACAACCTCTACGATCCGGCGGCGATCGAACGACTGTTCGCCGACGGGCCGGCGCTGGCGACCTACGAGGTCGAGGTCCCCTCGAACTACGGCGTGGTCTCCGTCACCGACGGCGTCGTCACCGACATCGTCGAAAAACCCGAAGAGCCGCCGACGAACCTCGCGAACACCGGCGCGTACGTCTTCCCGGAAGCGGCCATCGAGTGGCTCGACGTCCCCGAGAGCGATCGCGGCGAGTACGAGATCACCGACGTCGTCGCCCAGATGATCGACGAACACGAGGTGACGCCAGTCACCCTCGACCGCTGGCGTGACGTCGGCCGCCCCTGGGAGTTGCTCGAAGCAAACGAGACACTGCTCGGGGAACTCGACGGGAACATCCAGGGGACGGTCAGCGACGACGCCGAACTCCGAGGGACGGTCGTCGTCGCGGACGGCGCGACGATCGAACCGGGCGTCGTGATCGAGGGGCCAGTCTACGTCGGCGCAGGCGCGTCGGTCGGCCCGAACACCTACGTTCGCGGCGCGACCTATCTGGGCCCGGACGTCCACGTCGGCAACGGCGTCGAGATCAAAAACAGCGTCCTCCGCCGCGGGACCAACGTCCCGCATCTCTCCTACGTCGGCGACAGCGTCCTCGGCCAGGACGTCAACTTCGGGGCCGGCACGAACGTCGCTAACCTCCGTCACGACGGCGCTGACGTGTCCCTGACCGTCAAAGGCGAACGTGTCTCGACAGGGCGACGCAAGTTCGGCGTCGTCGCTGGTGACGGCGTCAAAACAGGGATCAATACGAGTCTCGAACCCGGCGTCACGCTCTCGGGCGGGGCCACCACCGAGCCGGGCGAACGCGTCCGCCGAGACCGCTGA
- a CDS encoding polyprenyl synthetase family protein, whose protein sequence is MGSDTPVGSTILSDPLDPDAIGEAIEARLRSRLSSAPETLTADVPVMLSGRPRVRGQWLVIGAQTGAAERDTVDVLPAATSVELLHTQALANARATDATECDIRDAALLTSDYLHSLAYATLGAVDDVSVLEACFDSLSSASQRLASLWTNVEETRPGDSDDPVPIGPVVMGAAGDLAGLLGDNDPDGRAALRKAGAALGIVRWTADRSSLDAGSAAVIAEAVPVEWSPADVQSLGADGINALLEPLAENPATETLVVSQSGLEFASGTLN, encoded by the coding sequence ATGGGGAGCGACACGCCAGTGGGTTCGACGATACTGTCCGATCCGCTCGATCCGGACGCGATCGGCGAGGCGATCGAAGCGCGCCTCCGGTCGCGGCTCTCGAGTGCGCCCGAGACGCTCACAGCGGACGTCCCCGTAATGTTGTCAGGGCGTCCGCGCGTTCGCGGGCAGTGGCTCGTCATCGGCGCACAGACCGGCGCGGCCGAGAGAGACACCGTCGACGTCCTCCCGGCGGCGACGAGCGTCGAACTGCTCCACACACAGGCGCTGGCTAACGCACGGGCAACAGACGCCACGGAGTGTGACATTCGTGACGCCGCGTTGCTCACGAGCGACTATCTCCACTCGCTCGCGTACGCGACGCTGGGGGCAGTCGACGACGTCTCCGTCTTGGAGGCTTGCTTCGACTCGCTTTCGAGTGCGAGTCAGCGACTCGCCTCGCTGTGGACGAACGTGGAGGAAACGCGACCCGGCGACTCGGACGATCCGGTTCCTATTGGCCCGGTCGTGATGGGGGCGGCGGGCGATCTGGCCGGATTACTCGGGGACAACGACCCGGACGGTCGAGCAGCGCTCCGAAAGGCGGGGGCTGCCCTCGGAATCGTCCGCTGGACGGCGGACAGGTCGTCACTGGACGCAGGGTCGGCAGCGGTGATCGCCGAGGCGGTTCCCGTCGAGTGGTCGCCGGCCGACGTCCAGTCTCTCGGAGCGGACGGAATCAACGCACTTCTCGAACCGTTGGCCGAGAATCCGGCGACCGAAACGTTGGTCGTGTCGCAAAGCGGTCTAGAGTTTGCCTCTGGTACTCTCAATTGA
- the leuS gene encoding leucine--tRNA ligase, with the protein MSHRDRYSSQAVQEYWQFEWDRADVYSCPDDAADPTYVLGMFPYTSGNLHMGHVRNYAITDAYARYRRMRGDDVLQPMGWDAFGLPAENAAERQLTDPQSWTETCIEDMREEMDAMGFGYDWSREFTTSDPEYYQWNQWFFEQFYEEGLVEYEAAAVNWCPNCETVLADAQVESVPDDADTTGHDHDTPASSQGVCWRCETPVETRELDQWFFTITDYAEELLDGLEDLDGWPESVREIQRNWIGKQEGAGVTFEIPNYGNVDAFTTRLDTIYGATFLAVSPGHDLARELADDVDAVAAYLDGARGRSDEKRRSTASGVDTGVHAIHPLTGEELPIYVAEYVLDDVGTGAVMGVPAHNERDHAFASEHDLPIEAVVKPADAEEHDVTSSAYTGGGTLENSDDYDGLDAETARERLLADLACAESSVTYRLRDWLISRQRYWGTPIPVVHCEECGPVLVPEAKLPVELPEYEPTAGNPLAENDEFVETTCPECGADARRETDTMDTFVDSSWYYLRFLSAVARDAPFDTDQAGEWLPVDVYVGGEEHAVLHLLYIRFFARVLADLGVLEAREPVERLVNQGTVLHGGEKMSTAKGNVITPHEYGPETTRLFVLGAAHPRQDFEWTAKDVSSAYDLQQQLYGMVQAFTERETDRSEREPRDDYLDREIDRTIAATTAEFEAFRFHRAISEIRSLAGVLGQYAEAGPVHDTVYRRGLETITALIVPITPYLAEELWNRLRCDGLAVEADWPEPAATVGDYRIERSLIETTRADVRDICEVAGIDDPGEITLVVAPAWKYRAYETVRQADPEGAVVSQALEDDRVADHRDAAGPYLADLEERRRSLEPVLEPAEERSILERAGWLLREEFEAPVSVHTAEEISDDELAERAEPGKPAIHIG; encoded by the coding sequence ATGTCCCATCGAGATCGGTATTCGTCCCAGGCAGTCCAGGAGTACTGGCAGTTCGAGTGGGATCGGGCCGACGTCTACTCGTGTCCGGACGACGCCGCGGATCCGACGTACGTCCTTGGGATGTTCCCGTACACGTCGGGGAATCTCCACATGGGCCACGTCCGCAATTACGCGATCACCGACGCGTACGCCCGGTATCGGCGGATGCGTGGCGACGACGTGCTCCAGCCGATGGGGTGGGACGCGTTCGGACTCCCCGCCGAAAACGCCGCCGAACGCCAACTCACTGACCCACAGTCCTGGACGGAAACGTGCATCGAGGACATGCGCGAGGAGATGGACGCGATGGGTTTCGGGTACGACTGGAGTCGGGAATTCACGACCAGCGACCCCGAGTACTACCAGTGGAATCAATGGTTCTTCGAGCAGTTTTACGAGGAGGGCCTCGTGGAGTACGAGGCCGCCGCCGTCAACTGGTGTCCCAACTGCGAGACGGTGCTGGCCGACGCCCAGGTCGAATCAGTTCCTGACGACGCGGACACGACTGGACACGACCACGACACTCCCGCATCGAGCCAGGGCGTCTGCTGGCGGTGTGAGACGCCCGTCGAGACCCGTGAACTCGATCAGTGGTTCTTCACCATCACCGACTACGCCGAGGAGTTACTCGACGGTCTCGAGGACCTGGACGGGTGGCCCGAGAGCGTCCGGGAGATCCAGCGCAACTGGATCGGCAAGCAGGAGGGCGCAGGCGTCACCTTCGAGATCCCGAACTACGGCAACGTCGACGCCTTCACGACTCGACTGGACACGATCTACGGCGCGACCTTCCTCGCGGTCTCGCCGGGCCACGACCTCGCCCGGGAGCTGGCCGACGACGTCGACGCCGTCGCGGCATATCTCGACGGCGCGCGCGGCCGATCGGACGAAAAGCGACGGTCGACAGCCAGTGGCGTCGACACCGGCGTCCACGCGATCCATCCGCTGACCGGCGAGGAACTCCCGATCTACGTCGCCGAGTACGTCCTCGACGACGTCGGAACTGGGGCCGTCATGGGCGTGCCCGCACACAACGAGCGCGATCACGCCTTCGCGAGCGAACACGACCTCCCGATCGAGGCGGTGGTGAAACCTGCAGACGCCGAGGAACACGACGTCACGTCGAGTGCGTACACCGGTGGTGGCACACTCGAAAACAGCGACGACTACGACGGACTCGATGCCGAAACGGCCCGCGAGCGGTTGCTCGCCGACCTCGCGTGTGCCGAATCGTCGGTCACCTACCGGCTGCGTGATTGGCTCATCTCCCGCCAGCGCTACTGGGGGACGCCGATCCCGGTCGTCCACTGCGAGGAGTGTGGCCCTGTTCTGGTTCCCGAGGCGAAACTGCCGGTCGAGCTCCCCGAGTACGAACCGACGGCCGGGAACCCGCTGGCCGAGAACGACGAGTTCGTCGAGACGACGTGTCCCGAGTGTGGCGCGGACGCCCGCCGGGAGACCGACACGATGGACACGTTCGTCGACTCGTCGTGGTACTACCTGCGATTCCTCTCGGCCGTGGCGAGGGACGCACCGTTCGACACAGACCAGGCTGGCGAGTGGCTCCCTGTCGACGTCTACGTCGGCGGCGAGGAACACGCCGTCCTCCACCTGCTTTACATCCGGTTTTTCGCGCGCGTCCTGGCCGATCTCGGCGTCCTCGAGGCGCGCGAGCCAGTCGAGCGACTCGTCAACCAGGGGACGGTGCTACACGGCGGCGAGAAGATGTCGACAGCGAAGGGCAACGTCATCACACCCCACGAGTACGGCCCGGAGACGACACGGCTGTTCGTCCTCGGAGCCGCTCACCCGCGCCAGGACTTCGAGTGGACCGCCAAGGACGTGAGTTCGGCATACGATCTCCAGCAACAGCTCTACGGGATGGTGCAGGCCTTCACCGAGCGCGAGACAGACAGGAGTGAACGCGAGCCCAGAGACGACTACCTCGACCGGGAGATCGACCGAACGATCGCCGCCACGACCGCGGAGTTCGAGGCGTTCCGGTTTCACCGCGCGATCTCCGAGATTCGTTCACTCGCGGGCGTCCTCGGGCAGTACGCCGAGGCGGGACCGGTCCACGATACCGTCTATCGTCGCGGGCTCGAGACGATCACCGCACTGATCGTGCCGATCACGCCGTACCTGGCCGAGGAACTCTGGAACCGGCTTCGGTGTGACGGCCTGGCCGTCGAGGCCGACTGGCCCGAGCCGGCGGCGACGGTCGGTGACTACCGGATCGAGCGCTCGTTGATCGAGACGACCCGGGCGGACGTCCGGGACATCTGTGAGGTCGCCGGAATCGACGATCCCGGCGAGATTACGCTCGTCGTCGCCCCGGCGTGGAAGTATCGCGCTTACGAAACAGTTCGACAGGCCGATCCAGAGGGGGCGGTCGTGAGTCAGGCCCTCGAGGACGACCGCGTCGCCGATCACCGGGACGCGGCCGGGCCGTACCTCGCCGACCTGGAGGAACGTCGCCGGTCGCTGGAACCAGTCCTGGAACCGGCTGAAGAGCGCTCCATCCTCGAACGGGCGGGGTGGCTCCTCCGTGAGGAGTTCGAGGCACCAGTCAGCGTCCACACTGCCGAGGAGATATCCGACGACGAACTGGCCGAGCGAGCCGAACCCGGCAAACCCGCGATCCACATCGGGTGA
- a CDS encoding MMPL family transporter, protein MSLTDRVVDAITDYSKAAIAVMLVVTVLVGAGAAQVEQTSSLDQFQSDTPEAEDLDYIDQHFSTGSDNTTTAQIIVRGENVLSNETLIETLEYQQALRDNETINGTLAADRPTTGVANAIATAAIQQERGAALQATLAEFRQLNATVQEQRSQLEAERAALQENRTEFNQTREALATRANELNATAESLQQALTALRTDPSASIREEFDTVAQSAAVELNESHYATFQTAAKNLRNATDQESVQAAYELGTQGVLSAEYQALMERQQSLEAWGAALQERGAALQEQAATLQEQGQRLEALGGQLQDQRAALENVSAIGLDEQIDQLASMNESQLEATIALVLGDGDNGGGNRVLGLMSSEYERGSTSAKATMLLVTQQTDEAVAPGGTVSDRIVDSQLAMQNLGESFDGEYLVFGSGLITDEINRSMTDSMLIVGPLALLFVLAALAIGYRDILDIVLGLFGIGAVLVWTFGFMGWTDISFNQIFIAVPVLLIGLSIDYAIHIFMRHRERRSDGDRGPREAMRVALGGVGVALTLVTATTVIGFLSNLTSPVPPIREFGIVSAVGIVAALLIFGVLIPALKVELDEFLEGHGIDRHKRAIGTGGGRLSQALKVGSIGARKAPYVIIALALLLSIGGAYGGSQVDTSFAQEDFLAEDPPGWMEDLPEPFKPGEYTAKSNLEYVNERFVREDSQAQLLIRGDVATADGIANLAEARETIRETDVTQKLPGGEPDVQSPLSVISTVAAENETFNATLAAADTNGDGVPDENVAGVYDALYEAAPQQAQSVLYRDGGDYAAARIVVSIQGSASSSDVTEQMRSVADSIDGGGLEASATGQTIIFEIVQDQLLETVIQSLLITLVAVFAFLMVVYRISDDSATLGFVTLLPVVLSVAWILGTMYAFDIPFNVMTGMITSLTVGLGVAYSIHLSERYNQELEQSGSAWEALDRAVTGTGGALLGSAATTVGGFGVLVFAILPPLKQFGLITGLTIIYAFLASVLVLPSLLVVWTRLFGPEDAFDDGSGGSSDEDGDDGPAGATDAVKPRVERDLAPSHVAPGGVVAVTVAVENPPERLALRERVPDAELTIYAVTPEPTEYVAHGSTVVAVFEDVTDRIVLEYDAAVDPETADGTTLSFDGRVLADEAVSIDGAASVTVVTDVVDRVLAAGEVTDEDLQVAADHVATGQLSADAFERICELWVDTDEQ, encoded by the coding sequence ATGAGTCTGACCGACAGGGTCGTCGACGCGATCACTGACTACAGCAAGGCCGCTATCGCGGTCATGCTGGTCGTGACCGTGCTCGTCGGCGCGGGGGCTGCTCAGGTCGAGCAGACCTCCTCGCTCGATCAGTTCCAATCGGACACGCCGGAGGCTGAAGACCTCGATTACATCGACCAGCATTTCTCGACCGGATCGGACAATACGACGACCGCACAGATCATCGTCCGCGGCGAGAACGTTCTCAGTAACGAGACACTGATCGAGACGTTAGAGTATCAGCAGGCACTCAGGGACAACGAAACGATCAATGGGACGCTCGCCGCCGACCGGCCGACGACTGGCGTCGCAAACGCGATCGCGACGGCGGCGATCCAACAGGAGCGTGGCGCGGCGTTACAGGCCACGCTCGCCGAATTCCGACAGCTAAACGCGACCGTCCAGGAGCAGCGGAGCCAACTCGAAGCAGAACGCGCCGCACTCCAGGAAAACCGGACGGAGTTCAACCAGACGCGTGAGGCACTCGCCACACGAGCGAACGAACTGAACGCGACGGCCGAAAGCCTCCAGCAGGCGCTCACCGCGCTCCGTACGGATCCGTCGGCGAGCATCCGCGAGGAGTTCGATACGGTCGCCCAAAGCGCGGCGGTCGAACTCAACGAGTCCCACTACGCGACGTTCCAAACAGCTGCCAAGAACCTCCGAAACGCGACCGACCAGGAGTCGGTTCAGGCAGCCTACGAACTCGGGACGCAAGGCGTCCTCTCGGCGGAGTATCAGGCGCTGATGGAACGCCAGCAGTCCCTCGAAGCCTGGGGAGCGGCCCTACAGGAACGCGGGGCGGCGCTGCAAGAGCAGGCGGCAACGCTTCAGGAGCAGGGCCAGCGCCTCGAAGCACTCGGAGGACAGTTACAGGACCAGCGGGCGGCCCTTGAGAACGTCTCTGCGATCGGTCTCGACGAGCAGATCGACCAACTCGCGTCGATGAACGAGAGCCAACTCGAGGCGACGATTGCACTCGTCCTCGGCGACGGCGACAACGGTGGGGGCAACCGCGTCCTCGGGCTCATGTCCAGCGAGTACGAACGCGGATCGACGTCCGCCAAGGCGACGATGCTGCTGGTCACCCAGCAGACTGACGAAGCCGTCGCACCGGGCGGCACCGTCTCCGATCGGATCGTCGACTCCCAGCTCGCGATGCAGAATCTGGGTGAGTCCTTCGACGGCGAGTACCTGGTGTTCGGCAGCGGGCTGATCACTGACGAGATCAACCGCTCGATGACCGACAGCATGTTGATCGTCGGACCGCTGGCGCTGCTGTTCGTCCTGGCTGCGCTGGCGATCGGATACCGGGACATCCTCGACATCGTCCTCGGCCTGTTCGGTATCGGTGCCGTCCTGGTCTGGACGTTCGGGTTCATGGGCTGGACGGACATCAGCTTCAACCAGATCTTCATCGCCGTGCCCGTGTTGTTGATCGGGCTCTCGATCGACTACGCGATCCACATCTTCATGCGCCATCGCGAGCGACGTTCCGACGGGGACCGTGGCCCGCGTGAGGCGATGCGGGTCGCCCTCGGCGGCGTCGGCGTCGCGCTCACGCTGGTGACGGCGACGACGGTCATCGGCTTCCTCTCGAATCTGACGAGTCCGGTCCCGCCGATCCGGGAGTTCGGGATCGTCAGCGCCGTCGGGATCGTCGCGGCGCTTTTGATCTTCGGCGTGTTGATCCCGGCGCTGAAGGTCGAACTCGACGAGTTCCTCGAAGGACACGGGATCGACCGGCACAAGCGAGCGATCGGGACTGGCGGCGGGCGTCTGAGTCAGGCACTCAAAGTCGGCTCGATCGGGGCGCGTAAAGCGCCGTACGTCATCATCGCCCTCGCACTCCTGTTGTCGATCGGCGGGGCTTACGGTGGGTCACAGGTCGACACCAGTTTCGCCCAGGAGGACTTCCTCGCGGAGGACCCGCCCGGGTGGATGGAGGACCTCCCCGAACCGTTCAAGCCCGGGGAGTACACCGCAAAGAGCAACCTCGAGTACGTCAACGAACGCTTCGTCCGGGAGGACTCCCAGGCGCAGTTGCTGATACGCGGTGACGTCGCCACGGCTGACGGAATTGCCAACCTGGCCGAGGCCAGAGAGACGATCCGCGAGACGGACGTCACTCAGAAGCTCCCTGGCGGCGAACCCGACGTCCAGTCGCCGCTGTCGGTCATCTCGACTGTGGCGGCCGAAAACGAGACGTTCAACGCGACGCTCGCCGCGGCGGACACCAACGGGGACGGCGTCCCCGACGAGAACGTCGCCGGCGTCTACGACGCGCTCTACGAGGCTGCCCCCCAGCAGGCCCAGTCTGTCCTCTACCGGGATGGGGGAGATTACGCGGCCGCCAGAATCGTCGTCTCGATCCAAGGGTCGGCGTCGAGTTCGGACGTGACCGAACAGATGCGCTCGGTGGCAGACTCCATCGACGGTGGCGGTCTCGAGGCGAGTGCCACGGGCCAGACGATCATCTTCGAGATCGTCCAGGACCAGCTGCTCGAGACGGTCATCCAGAGCCTGCTGATCACGCTCGTGGCCGTCTTCGCGTTCCTGATGGTCGTCTACCGGATCAGCGATGACAGTGCGACCCTCGGGTTCGTGACGCTGTTGCCCGTCGTCCTCAGCGTGGCGTGGATCCTGGGGACGATGTACGCCTTCGACATCCCGTTCAACGTGATGACGGGGATGATCACGAGCCTGACTGTCGGACTCGGGGTCGCCTACAGCATTCACCTCAGCGAGCGGTACAACCAGGAACTCGAACAGTCCGGGTCAGCCTGGGAAGCATTGGATCGGGCGGTGACGGGAACCGGCGGTGCCCTACTCGGGAGCGCCGCGACGACCGTCGGCGGCTTCGGCGTCCTCGTCTTCGCCATCCTGCCGCCGCTGAAGCAGTTCGGGCTGATCACCGGGCTGACGATCATCTACGCGTTCCTCGCGAGCGTGCTCGTCCTCCCGAGCCTGCTGGTCGTCTGGACCCGGCTGTTCGGCCCCGAAGACGCGTTCGACGACGGGTCGGGTGGGTCTTCCGACGAGGACGGCGACGACGGGCCAGCGGGGGCTACTGACGCCGTAAAGCCCCGCGTCGAACGTGACCTCGCACCCAGCCACGTCGCGCCGGGCGGTGTCGTCGCCGTGACGGTCGCCGTCGAGAACCCGCCGGAGCGACTCGCACTCAGAGAGCGAGTGCCCGACGCGGAGCTCACGATCTACGCCGTGACGCCAGAGCCGACTGAATACGTCGCTCACGGCTCGACGGTAGTGGCGGTCTTCGAAGACGTCACCGACCGGATCGTCCTCGAGTACGATGCGGCTGTCGACCCGGAGACAGCCGACGGGACGACGCTTTCGTTCGATGGGCGCGTTCTCGCCGACGAGGCCGTCTCGATCGACGGGGCGGCGTCAGTCACGGTCGTGACGGACGTCGTCGATCGCGTACTTGCGGCGGGAGAAGTCACCGACGAAGACCTCCAGGTGGCCGCCGATCACGTCGCGACTGGGCAGCTTTCGGCAGACGCCTTCGAGCGAATCTGTGAACTGTGGGTCGACACTGACGAACAGTGA